The Mus musculus strain C57BL/6J chromosome 2, GRCm38.p6 C57BL/6J genome has a window encoding:
- the Olfr1164 gene encoding olfactory receptor 1164: MNSVVSSNRSQVWNEGNRSMVASFILLAFSEFPNLQLPLFLVFLIMYMVTVLENLGMIFIIRMNPKLHTPMYFFLSHLSFVDFCYTSVIAPKLLDLLIVEDKSISFEGCMAQYFLGCTFVIIEMFMLAVMAYDRFVAVCNPLLYTVAMSHELCSLLVVITYIWAGIFSSTLTYILLQLSYCGPNVIDHFCCEYSALLSVSCSDTSFSQMACLVISMFNEACCLLIIITSYVFIVVTVIKIPTKGAFRKAFSTCASHLKAIGVCHGIVLLLYCVLKSKSSLFLVKVATVFHSMVIPMLNPLIYSLRNKDVKETVRKLIYLKCIFHSI; encoded by the coding sequence ATGAATTCTGTGGTATCTTCTAACAGAAGCCAAGTGTGGAATGAGGGAAATCGAAGCATGGtggcttcttttattttgttggcCTTTTCAGAATTTCCAAACCTCCAATTGCCCCTGTTCCTGGTATTCTTGATCATGTACATGGTTACTGTGTTGGAAAATCTTGGTATGATTTTTATCATCAGGATGAATCCCAAACTCCACACTCCTATGTACTTTTTTCTCAGCCACTTATCCTTTGTTGATTTTTGCTATACATCTGTAATTGCACCAAAGCTGTTAGACCTCTTGATTGTAGAAGACAAATCAATCTCCTTTGAAGGATGCATGGCTCAATATTTTCTTGGGTGTACATTTGTGATTATAGAGATGTTCATGTTAGCAGTGATGGCCTATGACAGGTTTGTGGCTGTCTGTAACCCTCTGCTCTACACTGTTGCTATGTCTCATGAACTCTGCTCCCTCCTGGTTGTAATTACTTACATATGGGCTGGGATATTTTCCTCAACTCTCACATATATTCTTTTGCAGCTCTCTTACTGTGGACCTAATGTCATCGATCACTTTTGCTGTGAGTATTCAGCTCTGCTTTCTGTGTCCTGCTCAGACACCTCCTTCAGTCAAATGGCATGCCTGGTCATTTCCATGTTTAATGAGGCTTGTTGCCTCTTGATCATCATCACTTCCTATGTTTTTATAGTTGTCACTGTCATCAAAATTCCCACAAAGGGGGCCTTCCGAAAAGCATTTTCCACCTGTGCCTCCCACCTGAAAGCTATTGGTGTCTGTCATGGGATCGTTCTTCTACTATACTGTGTGCTCAAATCCAAAAGTTCACTGTTTCTTGTGAAAGTAGCCACTGTGTTCCACAGCATGGTCATCCCTATGCTGAATCCCCTCATCTACAGCCTTAGAAATAAAGATGTCAAGGAGACTGTCAGAAAGTTAATCTACctgaaatgtatttttcattcaATATAA